In Leishmania mexicana MHOM/GT/2001/U1103 complete genome, chromosome 24, a genomic segment contains:
- a CDS encoding zinc-finger multi-pass transmembrane protein: MTTWEEALTSWGAVYAALFLPALLMLGNFVFGKCFVSEAMCRSQHAPQSVYTRSRILGRAHVALVTLSFAWQYYIVMFVARTKTDGNADARACNPLFFVWDVVDHLPYLRGVQLSLLLQCHSSDVAYLVLVGLFAIFYASCVFSVPQVTPHSAAGEGHDGISYCRRCGSHIQQMDHHCYFIGNCVGDRNKRLFLCCLVTGVANLSYLLYKYALWAFAHGGAITNVGAILVFVFDVFLTALLGFQMFMLRRGWTTREFLRRRRHDKKPVVRFILWFCFF, from the coding sequence ATGACGACATGGGAGGAGGCACTCACGTCGTGGGGGGCGGTGTATGCGGCACTGTTCCTACCGGCTCTCTTGATGCTCGGCAACTTCGTTTTTGGCAAGTGCTTTGTTAGCGAGGCCATGTGCAGGTCTCAGCACGCGCCTCAGTCGGTGTACACTCGGTCGCGCATCCTTGGCAGGGCACATGTCGCCCTCGTCACTCTTTCCTTCGCGTGGCAGTATTACATCGTGATGTTCGTGGCTCGAACCAAGACGGACGGAAACGCTGATGCTCGCGCCTGCAACCCGCTCTTTTTTGTGTGGGACGTGGTCGACCACCTGCCGTATCTGCGAGGTGTGCAGTTGTCACTACTGCTTCAATGCCACTCCTCGGATGTTGCTTATCTCGTCCTCGTGGGGCTCTTCGCAATTTTTTACGCGTCGTGCGTTTTTAGTGTACCCCAGGTCACCCCCCATAGTGCTGCGGGGGAAGGGCATGACGGCATTTCTTACTGCCGACGTTGTGGCTCGCACATCCAGCAGATGGACCACCACTGCTACTTTATCGGCAACTGCGTCGGGGACCGTAACAAGCGTTTGTTCCTGTGCTGTCTTGTAACCGGCGTGGCAAACCTCAGCTACCTCTTGTACAAGTACGCCCTGTGGGCCTTCGCGCACGGTGGCGCAATCACAAACGTTGGCGCAATCTTGGTGTTTGTGTTTGACGTGTTCTTGACCGCTCTTCTCGGATTTCAGATGTTCATGTTGCGGCGTGGTTGGACAACAAGAGAGTTCCTGCGCCGCAGGCGGCATGACAAAAAGCCGGTGGTGCGCTTCATACTTTGGTTCTGCTTCTTCTGA
- a CDS encoding putative DNA excision repair protein produces the protein MKLYVEDVLVVFPYEYIYPEQLDYITELKRGLDKGGHMVLEMPSGTGKTISLLSILVAYLHHHAYEKRKVVYCTRTVEEMVKTMGEMRKLLKHWEAEGEQLRPLRGLCLTAKKNLCIETSVASLIHPDEVDAGCRSITAPWQQEGRCGYYDTLVQAPLELPPGVYSLDDLKDFGEQHHVCPYYLVRKALPVVDIIVHSYLYMVDPVVSEVTKEFLNENTIVVMDEGHNVDDVCIEAMSLILTKKDSLDAKQNMKDLSKELDHLKATNRQQLQDEYDRLVNGLAMAEMARDLEQRALVETPAIPANVAEGAIPASLRQANHFLAFMQRLVDFTHRIVARITRTYVADPLTFLTKLKEECALEISHFRYLSERLKVLLTTLQVTNAGKYRPVALIAQMYTLLSMYYTDDRYEKPGFVVVCEAFDPTRPQIPDPVIRTVCVDASLALRDTFSRYRSVILTSGTLSPMDIYPKILGFTPAISKSFQMTLSRKCIAPVIVTRSSESVSITAEEVTSSFKVRTNPTAQALVTSAYESLLLELAKTVPDGMVCFFTGYQYMGEVLLTWHSSGFLQKLAKHKLIFVETQGVEETSVALANYRRACDIGRGAIFMSIARGKIAEGIDFDRHYGRAVVMFGVPFLPPNDEPLRQRMHWMEVCLGISESEFRNFDAMRQASQCIGRVLRNKTDYGMMLLVDKRFALNDKIKKIPRWIVQCLKNNTNLSVDAAVAVARGFFKEMAQPWEHEKDLGTTLLSKETLRRMGRLTSSAAMYASFSETLGAENVGTVTAPKTEEEESGGIAAVREPGGGSRKRKRDDERE, from the coding sequence ATGAAGCTCTACGTTGAGGATGTGCTCGTGGTGTTCCCGTACGAGTACATCTATCCGGAGCAGCTGGACTACATAACGGAGCTGAAACGCGGCCTTGACAAGGGAGGACACATGGTGCTGGAGATGCCGTCGGGCACCGGCAAGACAATCTCGCTGCTGTCGATACTGGTCGCGTACCTGCATCACCACGCCTACGAGAAGCGGAAGGTGGTATACTGCACCCGAACAGTGGAGGAGATGGTGAAGACGATGGGCGAAATGCGAAAGCTGCTCAAGCACtgggaggcggagggcgagcagCTTCGACCGCTGCGGGGCCTCTGTCTgacagcaaaaaaaaacctGTGCATTGAGACTAGCGTCGCCTCGCTTATTCACCCGGACGAAGTGGACGCCGGCTGTCGCTCGATCACGGCTCCGTGGCAGCAGGAAGGGCGATGTGGGTATTATGACACACTGGTTCAAGCACCATTGGAGCTTCCTCCTGGGGTGTACTCATTGGATGACTTGAAAGACTTTGGTGAGCAGCACCACGTGTGTCCCTACTACCTGGTGCGCAAGGCCCTCCCTGTTGTCGACATTATCGTGCACTCGTATCTGTACATGGTCGACCCTGTAGTGTCGGAAGTGACGAAGGAGTTCCTGAACGAGAACACGATTGTCGTGATGGACGAGGGCCACAATGTGGACGATGTTTGCATTGAGGCCATGTCACTCATCCTCACGAAGAAAGACTCTCTGGACGCAAAGCAGAACATGAAGGACTTGAGCAAGGAGCTGGACCATTTGAAGGCGACGaaccggcagcagctgcaggatgAGTACGACCGCCTCGTGAACGGGCTGGCTATGGCTGAGATGGCGCGCGACTTGGAGCAGAGGGCACTGGTGGAGACGCCTGCGATTCCAGCCAACGTAGCTGAGGGGGCCATTCCCGCGTCATTGCGCCAGGCCAACCACTTCCTTGCATTCATGCAGCGTCTTGTCGACTTTACGCATCGCATTGTGGCGCGTATCACTCGTACATATGTAGCTGACCCGCTGACGTTTCTCACAAAGCTGAAAGAGGAGTGCGCGCTGGAGATTAGCCACTTCCGCTACTTGTCTGAGCGCCTGAAGGTGTTGCTGACAACGCTGCAAGTCACAAATGCTGGCAAGTATCGCCCCGTAGCGCTTATTGCACAGATGTACACACTGCTTTCCATGTACTACACGGATGACCGGTACGAGAAACCGGGGTTCGTGGTGGTGTGCGAAGCATTCGACCCGACGCGGCCGCAGATTCCAGATCCCGTCATCCGTACTGTCTGCGTGGACGCCTCTCTGGCGCTTCGGGACACTTTTTCCCGGTACCGCAGCGTCATCCTCACCTCCGGCACACTCTCGCCAATGGACATTTATCCAAAAATCCTGGGCTTTACCCCTGCCATCTCCAAGTCGTTTCAGATGACCCTGTCACGCAAGTGCATTGCACCCGTGATTGTGACCCGCAGCTCGGAGAGCGTGAGCATCACAGCCGAGGAGGTCACCAGCAGTTTCAAGGTGCGCACCAACCCCactgcgcaggcgctcgtcACGTCGGCGTACGAGAGTCTGCTGCTCGAGCTGGCAAAGACGGTTCCTGACGGGATGGTGTGCTTCTTCACGGGGTACCAGTACAtgggcgaggtgctgctcaCTTGGCACAGCTCCGGGTTTTTGCAGAAGCTGGCGAAGCACAAGCTCATCTTTGTCGAGACTCAGGGCGTAGAGGAGACGTCCGTCGCACTCGCCAACTACCGCCGAGCGTGCGACATTGGCCGCGGTGCCATATTCATGTCGATTGCTCGCGGCAAGATCGCGGAGGGAATCGATTTCGATCGCCATTACGGTCGTGCCGTGGTCATGTTCGGTGTCCCCTTTCTGCCCCCGAACGATGAGCccctgcggcagcggatgCACTGGATGGAGGTGTGCCTTGGCATATCAGAAAGCGAGTTTCGCAACTTCGATGCAATGCGCCAGGCGTCGCAGTGCATCGGGCGGGTGCTGCGTAACAAGACAGACTACGGAATGATGCTTCTGGTCGATAAGCGGTTCGCGCTCAATGACAAGATCAAGAAGATTCCACGTTGGATCGTTCAGTGCCTAAAGAACAACACCAATCTGAGCGTTGATGCGGCCGTCGCGGTTGCTCGGGGGTTCTTCaaggagatggcgcagcCATGGGAGCACGAGAAGGACCTCGGCACCACTTTGCTCTCGAAAGAGACTCTCCGAAGAATGGGTAGACTGACTTCATCAGCTGCCATGTATGCATCTTTTTCGGAAACACTCGGTGCCGAGAATGTGGGCACCGTGACGGCGCcaaagacggaggaggaggagagtggTGGTATCGCCGCAGTGCGCGAGCCAGGGGGCGGTAGTCGAAAGCGCAAGCGAGATGACGAGAGGGAGTGA
- a CDS encoding cullin-like protein-like protein, giving the protein MLEEDRQALRKMKADFEALADLADSDFRGYNTFERQMNHYNTVYTAATRNTSKSAEYPGYDAGELLYMEYNEMLTTYLWRYRDLSGDSEQELFQKILDVWDHYKILMKWNMRTFGYLSRYYIVYHSKPSLQQVGLSIFLEQVFKKNADVVRSITQKLLLKERGDRVVSTDGKQISTAIGLFSSMNIEDTQSIYVTAFLEPYLEKTKRDYERFLQEWDAVADAAVFLRCVHDALTHERSICRRYFSTQDEERIMTCVEAALVDSPVTRRKLVDSPSGVLAMLRSRDEAQLQMCNSFFSRRESGIALLAGLIKKEIEAEGLELCERFKDEEASVDVVAYTTGMMHLQEVYPQLLSRCFQLDFTLSKAVREGLEACYNHGVAVTSSCSGVESRIVPFCEWLSHYVNYLFQQEAGPGSAEMDRIVATLAYVTERDRFIATSREHMADRILLPVKKFSEANERALIQRFRQRCGPTSTACLESMLHDWETSNSFRAMEVLAKKNVPVTFEVELLVAKKGIWPSRLSDEPDIVVPPFLQRILEPLRDDYLAGKSGRVLTWSHECSSGELQGSFKKGTQLFFACGIQVLILLCFNSSPVCTPQQIGDRCHVTFASLQRYLPPLIRSRILTRKSGKALLQMDDELTVNDEFVCRARRMRIPPSLARVSVGESEHISKQVEEDRKPAIDGALVRIMKGRRSLDHAELVLECQQQLSSRFSPDVKLIKQRIEELIRREYISRDPRSKGVYHYIA; this is encoded by the coding sequence ATGTTGGAAGAGGATCGGCAGGCTTTGCGCAAGATGAAGGCCGATTTCGAGGCCCTCGCCGACCTGGCGGATAGCGACTTCCGAGGATACAACACCTTCGAGAGGCAAATGAACCACTACAATACCGTCTACACGGCGGCAACACGGAACACATCGAAGTCTGCCGAGTACCCCGGCTACGACGCCGGGGAGCTGCTGTACATGGAGTACAATGAAATGCTCACTACCTACCTGTGGCGATACCGCGACCTTTCCGGCGACTCTGAACAGGAGCTTTTTCAGAAGATTTTGGACGTGTGGGACCACTACAAGATCCTAATGAAATGGAACATGCGGACGTTCGGATACCTGTCTCGGTACTACATTGTGTACCATTCAAAGCCGTCGCTTCAGCAGGTGGGTCTGAGCATTTTTCTGGAGCAGGTCTTCAAGAAAAATGCTGACGTAGTGAGGTCGATTACGCAGAAGCTGCTTCtgaaagagaggggggatcGTGTCGTGAGCACCGACGGAAAGCAGATCTCCACGGCAATCGGACTTTTTTCCTCCATGAACATCGAGGACACTCAGTCAATCTACGTCACCGCGTTTCTAGAGCCCTACTTGGAGAAGACGAAGCGGGACTATGAGCGGTTTTTGCAGGAGTGGGATGCGGTAGCCGACGCGGCGGTCTTCCTCCGCTGCGTTCACGATGCTCTCACGCATGAGCGGAGCATCTGCCGTCGCTACTTCTCCACGCAGGATGAAGAGCGCATTATGACGTGCGTCGAGGCTGCCCTTGTCGACTCCCCCGTCACACGGCGGAAGCTAGTGGACTCGCCTTCCGGTGTTCTAGCGATGTTGAGAAGCCGCGATGAGGCCCAGCTGCAGATGTGCAACAGCTTCTTCTCCAGGCGCGAATCTGGCATCGCACTTCTCGCGGGCTTGATCAAAAAGGAAATCGAGGCTGAGGGTCTGGAGCTGTGCGAGAGGTTCAAAGATGAGGAGGCTTCCGTTGATGTCGTGGCCTACACCACGGGGATGATGCACTTGCAGGAGGTGTACCCTCAACTACTGTCGCGCTGTTTCCAGCTCGACTTCACTCTCTCCAAGGCTGTTCGTGAGGGGCTCGAGGCATGCTACAACCACGGCGTTGCCGtcacgagcagctgcagtggtgTCGAAAGCCGCATCGTGCCCTTCTGTGAGTGGCTCTCGCACTATGTGAACTACCTCTTCCAGCAGGAGGCGGGGCCAGGCAGTGCAGAGATGGATCGCATTGTAGCCACTTTGGCGTATGTGACGGAGCGCGATCGCTTCATAGCGACATCTCGCGAACACATGGCCGACCGCATTCTCTTGCCTGTTAAAAAGTTCAGCGAGGCAAATGAGCGCGCGCTTATCCAGCGTTTccggcagcgctgtggcCCGACCAGCACCGCGTGCTTGGAGAGCATGCTACACGACTGGGAGACGTCCAACAGTTTTCGTGCAATGGAGGTGCTGGCAAAGAAGAACGTACCCGTGACATTCGAGGTGGAACTCCTCGTTGCTAAGAAAGGTATCTGGCCATCTCGACTTTCCGACGAGCCCGACATCGTTGTTCCGCCATTCCTGCAGCGCATCTTGGAGCCGCTTCGCGATGACTATCTAGCCGGTAAGTCAGGCCGTGTGCTGACGTGGTCGCACGagtgcagcagtggcgagCTGCAGGGCTCTTTCAAGAAAGGCACTCAGCTGTTTTTTGCGTGTGGCATCCAAGTGTTGATTCTTCTGTGCTTCAACTCATCGCCAGTGTGCACCCCCCAGCAGATTGGGGACCGCTGCCATGTTACGTTCGCCTCACTCCAGCGATACCTGCCGCCTCTCATTCGCAGCCGCATCCTCACCAGGAAATCTGGGAAGGCGCTCTTGCAGATGGATGACGAGCTTACAGTCAACGACGAGTTTGTCTGCAGAGCGCGGCGGATGCGAATTCCTCCGTCACTTGCGCGCGTGAGCGTTGGCGAAAGCGAGCACATATCAAAGCAAGTCGAAGAGGACAGAAAGCCGGCCATCGACGGAGCGCTGGTGCGTATTATGAAAGGGCGTCGCTCCCTTGACCACGCGGAGCTAGTTCTCGAgtgtcagcagcagctgagctCACGATTTTCACCGGATGTCAAGCTGATCAAACAGCGGATAGAGGAGCTGATCCGACGAGAGTACATTAGCCGCGATCCCCGCAGCAAAGGCGTCTACCATTATATTGCCTGA
- a CDS encoding mitogen-activated protein kinase has product MPPKRPQALEKLHVEPHDKGVSITDTMTLVVKGEGGVEMRVKQTGIAQGPGSSSAGGQPKSDAVMNKIKFEDLRIGSELGKGSQGKVRVAQHKLTGEKYAMKYIAFDGDSDDMRSALEAELRQVAAVKHHNVVSSYEAFFRDGRLYIVLEYMDCGTMNNLIDRHPEGFSEDMLAYIARELFKGLEFLHHLNMIHRDIKPANVLANTKGEIKISDFGVAKTLSGGDLQTLSAQGSVPYMSPERIQSKPYSFNSDIWSAGLTIAECAFREYPFASLKPKLFELCQAIASGTAKINWDDRETKFSDEFKEFIELCLRPEATRPSATEMLSHSLIQKASNVNPLEAGRWMSRKK; this is encoded by the coding sequence ATGCCCCCCAAACGGCCGCAGGCTCTAGAGAAGCTTCATGTTGAACCTCACGACAAGGGGGTATCCATTACGGATACCATGACGCTAGTGGTGAAAGGTGAGGGCGGAGTCGAAATGCGCGTGAAGCAAACGGGTATAGCTCAGGGACCTGGGTCATCGTCAGCTGGTGGCCAACCAAAATCAGATGCTGTCATGAACAAGATCAAATTTGAGGATTTACGTATCGGCTCAGAGCTGGGCAAAGGCTCGCAAGGAAAAGTTCGCGTTGCACAGCACAAATTGACGGGCGAAAAGTACGCGATGAAGTACATTGCTTTCGATGGAGACTCAGATGACATGCGTTCTGCCTTGGAAGCGGAGCTTCGTCAGGTGGCTGCGGTGAAGCACCACAATGTTGTTTCCTCCTATGAGGCGTTTTTCCGAGATGGACGGCTGTACATTGTCCTTGAGTACATGGACTGCGGAACCATGAATAATCTTATCGACAGACATCCGGAGGGTTTTAGCGAGGATATGCTTGCCTACATTGCACGCGAGCTGTTCAAGGGTCTCGAGTTTCTGCATCATCTAAACATGATTCACCGTGATATCAAGCCTGCTAACGTCCTGGCGAACACAAAAGGGGAAATCAAAATATCGGATTTTGGCGTCGCAAAAACACTTTCCGGTGGTGATCTTCAAACTCTTTCTGCGCAAGGCTCGGTGCCGTACATGAGCCCAGAGAGAATACAGTCGAAGCCGTACTCGTTCAACAGTGACATCTGGAGCGCAGGACTGACAATTGCGGAATGTGCATTTCGAGAGTACCCATTCGCCTCGTTGAAGCCAAAACTATTTGAGCTGTGCCAGGCAATAGCTTCTGGGACAGCGAAGATCAACTGGGATGATCGGGAAACCAAATTTAGCGACGAGTTCAAGGAATTTATTGAGCTTTGTCTACGCCCGGAGGCCACACGCCCGAGCGCAACAGAAATGCTGAGCCACTCACTTATTCAAAAAGCGAGTAATGTGAACCCCCTCGAAGCTGGCAGGTGGATGTCCCGAAAGAAGTGA